In Salinibacterium sp. ZJ70, one DNA window encodes the following:
- a CDS encoding ADP/ATP-dependent (S)-NAD(P)H-hydrate dehydratase yields MSELFGPVDAAGGIAVPGPDDDKYSRGVLGIAAGSAAYPGAAVLTVEAALRTGVGMVRYRGAGRPTRLVLQRRPEAVTAAGRVQAWIVGPGQDAENVDDITARQRDLALADGVPTVIDAGALPHTASASGLRVLVPHARELARLLDVDRAEVLADPASSALAAAERVDGVVLLKGHTTHIASPDGSLLRVSTAPAWTATAGAGDALAGVLGALLATHAAELVADPRQAARLAATAAVIHGVAADRASRGGPFTVVELCEHIPGVIRDLVANR; encoded by the coding sequence ATGAGCGAGCTCTTCGGACCGGTTGATGCGGCGGGCGGGATCGCGGTTCCCGGCCCCGACGACGACAAGTACTCGCGCGGTGTGCTCGGGATCGCCGCGGGCTCCGCGGCCTACCCGGGGGCGGCTGTGCTCACGGTGGAGGCGGCGCTCCGCACGGGGGTGGGCATGGTGCGCTATCGCGGCGCGGGGCGCCCCACACGACTCGTGCTGCAGCGACGCCCGGAGGCCGTGACGGCAGCGGGGCGCGTGCAGGCGTGGATCGTGGGGCCCGGCCAGGACGCGGAGAACGTCGACGACATCACGGCGCGGCAGCGGGATCTCGCGCTGGCCGACGGGGTGCCGACCGTCATCGACGCGGGAGCCCTGCCGCACACCGCATCCGCTTCGGGGCTGCGCGTGCTCGTTCCGCATGCGCGGGAGCTCGCGCGGCTGCTCGACGTCGATCGTGCGGAGGTACTCGCCGATCCCGCCTCAAGCGCCCTCGCGGCCGCCGAGAGGGTCGACGGAGTCGTGCTGCTCAAGGGCCACACGACGCACATCGCCTCGCCCGACGGCTCGCTCCTGCGCGTCTCCACCGCGCCCGCCTGGACGGCGACCGCGGGGGCGGGGGATGCGCTCGCGGGGGTGCTCGGGGCGCTGCTGGCGACGCATGCGGCCGAACTCGTGGCGGACCCGCGTCAGGCGGCCCGGCTCGCGGCGACAGCTGCGGTCATCCACGGCGTCGCAGCCGATCGCGCGAGCCGCGGGGGACCGTTCACCGTCGTCGAGCTGTGCGAGCACATCCCGGGCGTCATCCGCGATCTCGTGGCGAACCGCTGA
- a CDS encoding amino acid ABC transporter permease, protein MTTRRPSELELGRRAYRTTQSVRSILIAIASTLALALILWLTVINTPGWAAVQRTFFDPETFVQAIPRVAEGFLLNLQLLGISVVTVAITATLIAVIRTLRGPVFFPLRAIAAGYTDIFRGLPLIIVLYLVGYGIPGLLNERIPVVVLGTIALTLTYSAYVSEVIRAGIEAVHPSQRLAARALGLSYAKTLRIVVMPQAVRKMTPALMNDFVAMQKDVGLISVLGAVDAVRGAQLETAQAYNFTPYIVAGLLFILLAIPTIRLADWYTARLRSREQMGSIV, encoded by the coding sequence GTGACGACCCGACGGCCGAGCGAACTTGAGCTCGGCCGTCGGGCGTACCGCACGACGCAGTCGGTTCGCTCCATCCTCATCGCGATCGCTTCGACGCTCGCCCTGGCCCTCATCCTGTGGCTGACGGTCATCAACACCCCCGGCTGGGCCGCTGTCCAGCGCACCTTCTTCGATCCGGAGACGTTCGTCCAGGCGATCCCCCGGGTGGCCGAGGGCTTCCTGCTGAACCTGCAGCTGCTCGGCATCTCGGTTGTGACCGTCGCCATCACCGCGACGCTCATCGCGGTGATCCGCACGCTCCGCGGGCCCGTCTTCTTCCCGCTGCGCGCGATCGCTGCGGGCTACACGGACATCTTCCGCGGACTGCCGCTCATCATCGTGCTGTATCTCGTGGGCTACGGCATCCCCGGGCTTCTCAACGAACGCATCCCTGTCGTGGTGCTGGGCACCATTGCGCTCACCCTCACCTACTCGGCCTACGTCAGTGAGGTGATCCGCGCGGGCATCGAAGCGGTCCACCCCTCGCAGCGCCTGGCCGCCCGTGCCCTCGGGCTCAGCTACGCCAAGACACTTCGGATCGTCGTCATGCCGCAGGCGGTGCGCAAGATGACGCCGGCTCTCATGAACGACTTCGTCGCGATGCAGAAGGATGTCGGGCTCATCTCCGTGCTCGGCGCCGTCGACGCCGTACGCGGCGCGCAGCTCGAGACCGCGCAGGCCTACAACTTCACCCCGTACATCGTCGCGGGGCTCCTGTTCATCCTCCTGGCGATCCCCACCATCCGGCTCGCCGACTGGTACACCGCGCGACTGCGCAGCCGCGAGCAGATGGGATCGATCGTATGA
- a CDS encoding hemolysin family protein, whose amino-acid sequence MSAELWMFLAGMLLTVGTGLFVASEFALVNLDRHELEARAAQGETMLGSTIRALKITSTHLSAAQLGITLTTLLAGFTLEPAFSGWFAPLFAGWGLEGATAQVIATIVSVAVATLLSMIIGELVPKNFALALPRQTAKIVVPFQTLFTTVFKPAIVLLNGTANAVLRSMGVEPKEELSSARTADELKSLVRRSASQGSLDRDTATLLARTLAFSEHSAADVMTPRPRLATVERTDTAEAVIQLARRTGYSRFPVLDDDVDDIVGVVHVKQAVAVPRERRASVPVSALQTDALRVPETMKLDTLLGELRAQSYQLAVVVDEYGGTAGVATLEDLVEELVGEVSDEHDRTRAGVVRSRDWLTFPGALRPDELIERAGVKVPEEGPYETVGGYLMSELGRIPMVGDTVEIDAGTFRIERMDGRRIDRVRFTPRPVEHEEVPA is encoded by the coding sequence ATGAGCGCGGAACTGTGGATGTTCCTCGCTGGCATGCTCCTCACGGTCGGAACCGGCCTCTTCGTCGCGAGCGAGTTCGCGCTCGTCAACCTCGATCGGCATGAGCTCGAAGCTCGCGCGGCGCAGGGCGAGACGATGCTGGGCTCCACGATCCGCGCGCTCAAGATCACCTCGACGCACCTGTCTGCCGCGCAGCTCGGCATCACGCTGACGACGCTTCTCGCCGGCTTCACGCTCGAGCCCGCATTCAGCGGATGGTTCGCGCCGCTGTTCGCGGGCTGGGGACTCGAGGGAGCGACCGCCCAGGTGATCGCGACGATCGTCTCGGTCGCGGTTGCGACTCTGCTGTCGATGATCATCGGCGAGCTCGTGCCGAAGAACTTCGCGCTCGCGCTGCCGCGCCAGACCGCGAAGATCGTGGTGCCGTTCCAGACTCTCTTCACGACCGTCTTCAAGCCCGCGATCGTCCTGCTCAACGGCACGGCGAACGCGGTGCTGCGGAGCATGGGCGTCGAGCCGAAGGAGGAGCTCAGCTCCGCGCGCACCGCGGATGAGCTCAAGAGCCTTGTGCGTCGCTCGGCCAGCCAAGGATCGCTCGACCGCGACACCGCGACGCTGCTCGCGCGCACGCTCGCGTTCTCGGAGCACTCCGCAGCCGATGTGATGACCCCGCGCCCGCGCCTGGCCACCGTCGAGCGCACCGACACGGCGGAGGCGGTCATCCAGCTCGCCCGCCGCACCGGCTACTCGCGCTTCCCCGTGCTGGACGACGACGTCGACGACATCGTGGGCGTCGTGCACGTCAAGCAGGCGGTCGCGGTGCCGCGTGAGCGTCGCGCCAGCGTGCCCGTGTCGGCTCTGCAGACGGACGCGCTGCGGGTGCCCGAGACCATGAAGCTCGACACACTGCTCGGTGAGCTGCGCGCGCAGAGCTACCAGCTCGCCGTCGTCGTCGACGAGTACGGCGGAACCGCGGGCGTCGCGACCCTCGAGGACCTCGTGGAGGAGCTCGTGGGCGAGGTGTCCGACGAGCACGACCGCACACGCGCTGGCGTCGTGCGCAGTCGCGACTGGCTCACGTTCCCCGGTGCACTGCGTCCCGATGAGCTCATCGAGCGCGCGGGCGTCAAGGTGCCCGAGGAGGGCCCCTACGAGACCGTCGGCGGGTACCTCATGAGCGAACTCGGTCGCATCCCCATGGTCGGCGACACCGTCGAGATCGACGCGGGCACGTTCCGCATCGAGCGGATGGACGGCCGGCGCATCGACCGCGTCCGCTTCACACCGCGTCCGGTCGAACACGAGGAGGTGCCCGCATGA
- a CDS encoding hemolysin family protein, whose translation MTATDWWGIAWLFILLAANAFFVGAEFAVISARRSQIEPRAEAGSRAAKTALWAMEHATLMLATSQLGITVCSLLILNVSEPAIKHLLEVPLGAFGWSPDVIATVAFLVALLLVSFLHVVFGEMVPKNISFSLPDRAVLLLAPPLVGVARVFKPVIWALNETANGVLRLFGVEPKNEATSAFTVEEVALIVRTSTREGVLADTTGALSNAFEFTTKRVKDVAVSMDELVTLPEDAAPVDVDRAVAQNGFSRYVLVDEEGEPSGYVHLKDVLDLDDDEYTEPVPPKRIRQLISLYREMELEDALATLRRAGSHVARVFDESGATQGVLFLEDIIEELVGEVQDATRRQ comes from the coding sequence ATGACCGCGACCGACTGGTGGGGCATCGCCTGGCTGTTCATCCTGCTCGCCGCGAACGCGTTCTTCGTCGGTGCGGAGTTCGCCGTCATCTCGGCGCGCCGCTCGCAGATCGAACCGCGCGCGGAGGCCGGGTCCCGCGCCGCCAAGACGGCGCTGTGGGCGATGGAGCACGCGACCCTCATGCTCGCGACCAGCCAGCTCGGCATCACCGTGTGCTCGCTGCTGATCCTCAACGTCTCGGAGCCCGCGATCAAGCACCTGCTCGAGGTGCCGTTGGGGGCGTTCGGGTGGAGCCCCGACGTCATCGCGACGGTCGCGTTCCTCGTGGCGCTGCTGCTCGTGTCGTTCCTGCACGTCGTGTTCGGCGAGATGGTGCCGAAGAACATCTCCTTCTCGCTCCCGGATCGCGCGGTGCTGCTTCTCGCGCCCCCGCTCGTGGGCGTCGCGCGGGTCTTCAAGCCCGTCATCTGGGCGCTCAACGAGACGGCGAACGGGGTGCTGCGGCTCTTCGGCGTCGAACCGAAGAACGAGGCGACGAGCGCGTTCACGGTCGAGGAGGTCGCCCTCATCGTGCGCACCTCGACGCGTGAGGGTGTGCTCGCCGACACGACCGGTGCACTCAGCAACGCGTTCGAGTTCACGACGAAGCGCGTCAAGGACGTCGCCGTGAGCATGGACGAGCTCGTGACCCTTCCCGAGGATGCGGCACCTGTCGACGTCGATCGCGCGGTCGCGCAGAACGGCTTCAGCCGCTACGTGCTCGTCGATGAGGAGGGCGAGCCGAGCGGCTACGTGCACCTCAAGGATGTGCTCGACCTCGACGACGACGAGTACACCGAGCCCGTGCCGCCCAAGCGCATCCGCCAGCTCATCTCGCTCTACCGCGAGATGGAGCTCGAGGACGCCCTCGCGACGCTCCGCCGCGCGGGAAGCCACGTGGCGCGCGTGTTCGATGAGAGCGGTGCGACCCAGGGTGTGCTGTTCCTCGAGGACATCATCGAGGAGCTCGTGGGCGAGGTGCAGGACGCCACACGGCGCCAGTAG
- a CDS encoding sensor histidine kinase, which translates to MDLLAKERDRVLQRVARVYGLSFTAVSAACFSLPGAVAGSDTTALGISLYVLLAAFFVVLGYSRNPAWIVAVLATGIGIAVVMTDAGSTDLGSGGLLALQLLVAGALASIAIVLGGSLWRLVGLILSCAAVLVAVLVLTAGSPQSLRMGGLVILGWVLTAGIGWWVSAGVPQVASRIGSIGRAHRAERQASELEAQRRQSARLLHDTVLATLTLLAHSGVGVTPQALREQAADDAALLRQLRLGSTPTPESSGSYQLAAGGEPEPVLGRTLESVKHRFGRMGLQVSWHGTGQVHLPTEVLDAFLLALAECLENVRRHSGVTQAHVTITDDDTTVRAMVTDAGVGFDIADIEEANLGFAESVVARLREVGGNARLFSSPGAGTTVVLEVPK; encoded by the coding sequence ATGGACCTCCTCGCGAAGGAACGCGACCGCGTTCTGCAGCGAGTGGCCCGCGTCTACGGCTTGAGCTTCACCGCCGTCTCCGCCGCGTGCTTCTCGCTTCCCGGCGCCGTCGCCGGAAGCGACACGACCGCTCTCGGGATCTCGCTGTACGTGCTCCTCGCGGCTTTCTTCGTCGTCCTCGGGTACAGCCGCAACCCCGCGTGGATCGTCGCGGTGCTCGCGACGGGCATCGGCATCGCCGTCGTCATGACGGACGCCGGCAGCACGGACCTCGGCTCCGGCGGGCTTCTCGCGCTTCAGCTCCTCGTGGCGGGCGCTCTCGCCTCGATCGCGATCGTGCTGGGCGGAAGCCTCTGGCGCCTCGTCGGACTCATCCTGTCGTGCGCCGCTGTCCTCGTCGCGGTTCTCGTGCTCACCGCCGGCTCACCGCAGTCGCTGCGCATGGGGGGCCTCGTGATCCTCGGGTGGGTGCTCACCGCGGGCATCGGCTGGTGGGTGTCGGCCGGAGTGCCGCAGGTGGCCTCGCGCATCGGGAGCATCGGCCGAGCACACCGCGCGGAGCGTCAGGCAAGCGAGTTGGAAGCACAGCGCCGTCAGTCGGCCCGTCTGCTGCACGACACCGTGCTCGCCACCCTCACCCTCCTCGCCCACTCGGGTGTCGGCGTGACGCCGCAGGCGCTGCGCGAGCAGGCCGCCGACGACGCAGCGCTTCTGCGGCAGCTGCGCCTCGGGTCCACGCCCACCCCCGAATCCTCGGGCAGCTATCAGCTCGCCGCCGGAGGCGAACCGGAGCCCGTGCTCGGCCGCACCCTCGAGTCGGTCAAACACCGCTTCGGCCGGATGGGTCTCCAGGTGAGCTGGCACGGCACCGGGCAGGTGCACCTCCCCACCGAGGTGCTCGATGCGTTCCTCCTGGCCCTCGCGGAGTGCCTCGAGAATGTGCGCCGCCACTCCGGGGTCACGCAGGCCCACGTGACGATCACCGATGACGACACGACCGTGCGCGCGATGGTGACGGATGCGGGGGTCGGCTTCGACATCGCCGACATCGAAGAGGCCAATCTCGGCTTCGCGGAATCGGTGGTCGCACGGTTGCGCGAAGTGGGCGGCAACGCGCGGCTGTTCTCCTCGCCCGGAGCCGGAACCACGGTCGTGCTGGAGGTTCCCAAGTGA
- a CDS encoding glycosyltransferase 87 family protein has translation MTGGENAAPTPWHHRRLLLWGAFFAVHLVLGYICLTAPSLPMGDVTITYIPWVRSGVEAGIWLGIDAPWVYPVLAMLPMLGSLTFGWSLFAATWLTLVTLVDAVAFAVLLHGRRAPRAAWWWLAFLLAVGPVTLGRIDAFSTAIAVIGVLVVIARPALGASLLTIGAWIKVWPAALVAAAFIALRSRLAVAVAAAGTTLAVIVAALALGGGPALFSFITQQTDRGLQIESPLATVAMWSAWAGGPNAIYYDREILTYQFSGEGVELAAALSTPLLALAVGAILALGVIGARRRVHPERLLPALVLAFTTALILFNKVGSPQFAGWLAVPVILGLVSASHGRGVDYRVPASLALAIGALTHAVYPYAYGMLLRLDTVILLVLTARNALYAVLFAWAIASLVGIVRGQRSETAVAQNAPTWAS, from the coding sequence ATGACAGGCGGGGAGAACGCAGCGCCGACTCCCTGGCATCATCGCCGACTCCTGCTGTGGGGCGCGTTCTTCGCGGTGCATCTGGTGCTCGGGTACATCTGCCTCACAGCCCCGAGCCTCCCGATGGGCGACGTCACCATCACCTACATCCCCTGGGTTCGGTCGGGCGTCGAGGCCGGCATCTGGCTGGGGATCGACGCGCCGTGGGTGTATCCGGTGCTCGCGATGCTGCCGATGCTCGGCTCTCTCACGTTCGGCTGGAGTCTCTTCGCCGCCACCTGGCTGACGCTCGTGACCCTCGTCGACGCGGTGGCGTTCGCGGTGCTTCTCCACGGACGCCGCGCTCCGCGCGCAGCCTGGTGGTGGCTCGCCTTCCTGCTCGCCGTGGGGCCTGTGACCCTCGGGCGGATCGACGCCTTCTCGACCGCCATCGCGGTGATCGGCGTGCTCGTGGTGATCGCACGGCCCGCACTCGGCGCGTCGCTGCTCACCATCGGGGCGTGGATCAAGGTGTGGCCGGCCGCCCTCGTCGCCGCGGCCTTCATCGCGCTGCGGTCACGGCTCGCGGTGGCCGTCGCCGCGGCAGGCACGACGCTCGCGGTGATCGTCGCCGCTCTCGCGCTCGGCGGAGGCCCCGCGCTGTTCAGCTTCATCACCCAGCAGACCGACCGAGGCCTGCAGATCGAGTCACCGCTCGCGACGGTCGCCATGTGGTCGGCGTGGGCGGGCGGCCCGAACGCGATCTACTACGACCGCGAGATCCTCACCTACCAGTTCTCGGGCGAGGGCGTCGAGCTCGCGGCCGCACTGTCGACTCCGCTGCTCGCTCTCGCCGTCGGCGCGATCCTCGCGCTCGGGGTCATCGGCGCCCGGCGGCGCGTGCACCCGGAGCGCCTGCTGCCTGCGCTCGTGCTCGCCTTCACGACTGCGCTCATCCTGTTCAACAAAGTGGGGTCGCCGCAGTTCGCGGGATGGCTCGCCGTGCCGGTCATCCTCGGCCTCGTGAGCGCGTCGCACGGTCGCGGAGTCGACTACCGCGTGCCCGCCTCACTCGCGCTCGCGATCGGCGCGCTCACACACGCCGTGTATCCCTACGCGTACGGGATGCTGCTGCGGCTCGACACGGTGATCCTGCTCGTGCTCACGGCGCGCAACGCGCTCTACGCTGTGCTGTTCGCGTGGGCCATCGCGTCGCTCGTCGGAATCGTCCGCGGGCAGCGGAGCGAGACCGCCGTGGCTCAGAACGCGCCGACGTGGGCATCCTGA
- a CDS encoding HAD family phosphatase: protein MSIHIPGRVVVFDYGEVISMSQSGHDTLALLGAAAQEAQAFWPVYWRHRDQLDKGEISVVDYWKAVASDLGADWDLPTIQRLWAIDFRSWISVEPGTVHLIQELARGGTRVALLSNAGFDFGAAFRAAPFASVMERVFVSAELGMLKPDAEIYQHVIAELGIEPAQMVFIDNKAVNVDGATALGATGHVFRSVQGLREFLESLAEATR, encoded by the coding sequence ATGAGCATTCACATCCCCGGCCGTGTCGTCGTGTTCGACTACGGGGAGGTGATCTCGATGTCGCAGAGCGGGCATGACACGCTCGCGCTCCTCGGGGCCGCAGCTCAGGAGGCTCAGGCGTTCTGGCCCGTCTACTGGCGCCATCGCGACCAGCTCGACAAGGGCGAGATCAGCGTCGTCGACTACTGGAAGGCCGTCGCCTCCGACCTCGGCGCCGACTGGGATCTGCCCACCATCCAGCGCCTGTGGGCGATCGACTTCCGCAGCTGGATCAGCGTGGAGCCCGGCACCGTGCACCTCATCCAGGAGCTGGCCAGGGGCGGCACGCGCGTCGCGCTGCTGTCGAACGCGGGATTCGACTTCGGCGCCGCGTTCCGGGCCGCCCCGTTCGCATCGGTCATGGAGCGGGTGTTCGTGAGCGCGGAGCTCGGGATGCTGAAGCCCGATGCGGAGATCTACCAGCACGTCATCGCCGAGCTCGGCATCGAGCCTGCCCAGATGGTCTTCATCGACAACAAGGCCGTCAACGTCGACGGCGCGACCGCGCTCGGCGCGACCGGGCATGTGTTCCGGTCGGTGCAGGGCCTGCGCGAATTCCTCGAGAGTCTCGCGGAGGCGACACGATGA
- a CDS encoding NADH:flavin oxidoreductase/NADH oxidase yields the protein MTGLFDPIVVRGVEVRNRLWVAPMCQYAVHDHDGAPTDWHLVHLGALARGGAGAVIAEATAVVPEGRITPADTGIWNDAQVDAWQPITAFIRAQGAVPGIQLAHAGRKASTYAPWGATGRGSVPLSDGGWTTVAPSAVAFDGYAEPRALAVSEIAELVSAFAEAARRSLRAGFELIEIHAAHGYLLHEFLSPLSNLRDDSYGGSLENRARLLLEVVRAVRAEVGESVPVLVRFSATDWADGGWDAAQTAVVASWAREAGADLFDVSSGGLVAHQQIPLSPGYQVPFAEEVGGVAGATVATVGLITTADHADAIIREGRADVVMMGRELLRDPHFPLRAAHELGVDLDYWPGQYLRARWA from the coding sequence ATGACGGGACTCTTCGATCCGATCGTCGTGCGCGGCGTCGAGGTGCGCAATCGGCTGTGGGTCGCACCCATGTGCCAGTACGCGGTTCACGACCACGATGGTGCGCCCACCGACTGGCATCTCGTTCACCTCGGGGCGCTCGCCCGCGGCGGCGCGGGGGCGGTCATCGCGGAGGCGACCGCGGTGGTGCCTGAGGGTCGCATCACGCCCGCCGACACCGGCATCTGGAACGACGCACAGGTGGACGCGTGGCAGCCCATCACCGCCTTCATCCGCGCCCAGGGTGCCGTACCCGGCATCCAGCTGGCTCACGCCGGCCGGAAGGCATCGACCTACGCACCGTGGGGGGCGACCGGCCGCGGAAGCGTGCCGCTCAGCGACGGCGGTTGGACGACCGTGGCGCCGTCGGCGGTCGCGTTCGACGGCTACGCCGAGCCGCGCGCCCTCGCCGTGAGCGAGATCGCCGAGCTCGTGTCTGCCTTCGCAGAGGCCGCCCGCCGTTCGCTGCGCGCCGGGTTCGAGCTCATCGAGATCCACGCCGCCCACGGCTACCTGCTGCACGAATTCCTCTCGCCGCTGTCGAACCTGCGCGACGACTCCTATGGCGGATCGCTCGAGAACCGGGCCCGTCTGCTCCTCGAAGTCGTCCGCGCCGTCCGCGCGGAGGTCGGCGAGTCGGTGCCCGTCCTGGTGCGCTTCTCTGCGACCGATTGGGCCGACGGCGGCTGGGATGCCGCGCAGACCGCGGTCGTCGCATCGTGGGCGCGCGAAGCCGGCGCTGACCTCTTCGATGTGTCGAGCGGCGGCCTCGTGGCACACCAGCAGATTCCCCTCTCGCCGGGCTACCAGGTGCCGTTCGCCGAGGAGGTGGGCGGCGTCGCCGGCGCGACGGTCGCCACCGTCGGACTCATCACGACGGCCGACCACGCGGATGCGATCATCCGCGAGGGTCGGGCCGACGTGGTGATGATGGGCCGCGAGCTGCTTCGCGACCCGCATTTCCCTCTGCGGGCCGCGCACGAGCTCGGCGTCGACCTGGATTACTGGCCGGGCCAGTACCTCCGCGCGCGCTGGGCCTGA
- a CDS encoding response regulator transcription factor, with translation MAGPIRLALVDDHRMILSGLANWIRNATDEIDVVAALATWPELLTHPAFPVDVVLLDLDLKDNIPVAVKIAALKSTGVRVVLMSTYSEPNVVREALAAGALGYLVKTEQAEMIVEAIRAASKGESFISAELDLALNASDIGGAPKLSAQERRVMALYGGGEPVKSVAYQLGISEETAKSYLKRIREKYRVAGIDVGTKVALRRRAIQDGILVQDAHVGAF, from the coding sequence ATGGCCGGACCCATCCGCCTCGCACTCGTTGACGATCACCGCATGATCCTGAGTGGTCTCGCGAACTGGATCCGCAACGCGACCGACGAGATCGACGTGGTCGCGGCACTCGCGACCTGGCCCGAACTCCTCACGCATCCCGCGTTCCCGGTCGACGTCGTGCTGCTCGACCTCGATCTCAAGGACAACATCCCTGTCGCGGTGAAGATCGCGGCGCTCAAGTCGACCGGCGTGCGCGTCGTGCTCATGAGCACCTACTCGGAGCCGAACGTCGTGCGCGAGGCTCTCGCCGCGGGCGCTCTCGGGTACCTGGTGAAGACGGAGCAGGCCGAGATGATCGTCGAAGCCATCCGCGCCGCTTCGAAGGGCGAGAGCTTCATCTCGGCGGAGCTCGACCTCGCGCTCAACGCCTCCGACATCGGCGGCGCCCCGAAGCTCTCAGCGCAGGAGCGCCGCGTGATGGCGCTCTACGGCGGTGGCGAGCCGGTGAAGTCGGTCGCCTACCAGCTCGGCATCTCGGAGGAGACCGCCAAGAGCTACCTCAAGCGCATCCGCGAGAAGTACCGCGTCGCGGGAATCGATGTGGGCACGAAGGTCGCGCTGCGTCGCCGTGCGATCCAGGACGGCATCCTCGTTCAGGATGCCCACGTCGGCGCGTTCTGA
- a CDS encoding amino acid ABC transporter ATP-binding protein, whose translation MNPVLQATDIWKAFGEKEVLRGISLDLAKHEVVALIGPSGSGKSTLLRCLNLLEPIDDGQILLEGRDISDPRVKQDEVRARFGVVFQHYNLFPHLSVLDNVALASRTVHGVPRREAERRGLELLERIGLADKAKEHPDRLSGGQQQRAAIVRAIATNPTVLLLDEITSALDPELVGEVLDLVGELASDGATILMATHEMAFAREVAHRVLFLDGGVVVEQGPARELFANPREERTREFLSRVG comes from the coding sequence ATGAACCCCGTCCTGCAGGCCACCGACATCTGGAAGGCGTTCGGCGAGAAGGAGGTGCTGCGCGGCATCTCGCTCGACCTCGCGAAGCACGAAGTCGTCGCGCTCATCGGCCCGAGCGGATCCGGCAAGTCGACGCTGCTGCGCTGCCTCAATCTGCTCGAACCGATCGACGACGGACAGATCCTGCTCGAAGGTCGTGACATCTCGGATCCGCGCGTCAAGCAGGACGAGGTGCGCGCACGATTCGGCGTGGTCTTCCAGCACTACAACCTGTTCCCCCACCTCTCGGTGCTCGACAACGTGGCCCTCGCTTCGCGCACGGTGCACGGGGTGCCGCGCCGGGAGGCCGAGCGGCGTGGCCTCGAGCTGCTCGAGCGCATCGGCCTCGCCGACAAGGCAAAAGAGCACCCCGATCGCCTCTCGGGCGGCCAGCAGCAGCGTGCGGCGATCGTCCGCGCCATCGCGACCAACCCCACGGTGCTTCTGCTCGACGAGATCACGAGCGCTCTCGACCCCGAGCTTGTGGGCGAAGTGCTCGACCTGGTGGGCGAACTCGCCTCGGATGGCGCGACGATCCTCATGGCGACGCACGAGATGGCGTTCGCCCGGGAGGTGGCGCACCGTGTGCTCTTCCTCGACGGGGGCGTCGTCGTCGAGCAGGGCCCCGCGCGGGAGCTCTTCGCGAACCCGCGCGAGGAGCGCACCCGAGAGTTCCTGTCGCGCGTCGGCTGA
- a CDS encoding transporter substrate-binding domain-containing protein, with protein sequence MSRISRFAAVASASALAFALAACAGDAQTTEYVNDEFVTDGKLTIATGEMAYYPYVIDDAPESGEGFEAAVAYAIAEELGFEADDVEWVRTSFESAIAPGPKDYDLNIQQFSITAERKENVDFSAPYYAATQALVAIEGGNADGATSIEDLKGLLIGAMTGTTSGQTVEQVVAPTAGVQYFNTNEDVKLALESGQIDAIALDLPTAFYTTGVEIDNSFIVGELPSAGISDEWGIVLAKGSPLTERVSAAIEKLRDSGKLQEITDKWLGAEAGVAKLS encoded by the coding sequence ATGTCCCGCATCTCGCGCTTCGCCGCCGTCGCCTCGGCGTCCGCACTCGCGTTCGCCCTGGCGGCCTGCGCCGGCGACGCCCAGACAACCGAATACGTGAACGACGAGTTCGTCACCGACGGCAAGCTCACCATCGCCACCGGCGAAATGGCCTACTACCCGTACGTCATCGACGACGCACCCGAGTCGGGCGAGGGCTTCGAAGCCGCTGTCGCCTACGCCATCGCCGAAGAGCTCGGCTTCGAGGCCGACGACGTCGAGTGGGTGCGCACGAGCTTCGAGTCCGCCATCGCGCCGGGCCCGAAGGACTACGACCTCAACATCCAGCAGTTCTCGATCACCGCCGAGCGCAAGGAGAACGTCGACTTCTCTGCCCCGTACTACGCCGCGACCCAGGCGCTCGTCGCCATCGAGGGCGGCAACGCCGACGGCGCGACCTCGATCGAGGACCTCAAGGGCCTGCTGATCGGCGCCATGACCGGCACCACGAGCGGCCAGACGGTCGAGCAGGTCGTCGCCCCGACCGCTGGTGTTCAGTACTTCAACACCAACGAGGATGTGAAGCTCGCGCTCGAGTCGGGTCAGATCGACGCGATCGCGCTCGACCTCCCCACCGCCTTCTACACGACCGGCGTCGAGATCGACAACAGCTTCATCGTCGGCGAGCTCCCGAGCGCTGGCATCTCGGACGAGTGGGGCATCGTGCTGGCGAAGGGCTCGCCGCTGACTGAGCGTGTCTCGGCGGCGATCGAGAAGCTGCGCGACAGCGGCAAGCTGCAGGAGATCACCGACAAGTGGCTCGGTGCTGAGGCGGGCGTCGCCAAGCTCTCCTGA